One window from the genome of Glycine soja cultivar W05 chromosome 12, ASM419377v2, whole genome shotgun sequence encodes:
- the LOC114378030 gene encoding uncharacterized protein LOC114378030, which produces MEASQLNTKYHFHARSNSLPSRPHPLILQCNEHLESLRSSNEASSSSSSSSLCYKLGGLQDLHECVEKLFQLPLSQEALNHECQENRVDELLNGSLRLLDVCTAAKDSLLHTKECMRELQSVIRRRKGGEVELKAEIKKFLTSRKVVKKAISKALANLKGTSKNCNISSANKDNQLISLLENVEVVTLSTFQALLQLISGTTQSKSSSWSLVSKKVSYSQLAYESEFAQLDEALQSCMFAKTSKFESMNKLQNQLEKVESLTQDLEEGLEFLFRRLIKTRVALLNILNH; this is translated from the coding sequence ATGGAAGCCTCTCAATTGAacacaaaatatcattttcatgcTCGTTCAAACAGCTTGCCCTCTAGACCACACCCTCTCATCCTACAATGCAATGAGCACTTAGAAAGCTTGAGGTCTTCCAATGAagcctcctcttcctcttcctcttcatccCTTTGTTATAAGCTAGGAGGGTTGCAAGATCTGCATGAATGTGTTGAAAAATTGTTCCAGCTCCCCCTCTCCCAAGAAGCACTTAACCATGAGTGTCAAGAAAACCGGGTGGATGAGCTTCTGAATGGATCCTTAAGGCTCTTAGATGTGTGCACAGCCGCAAAAGACTCTCTATTGCACACAAAAGAATGCATGCGAGAACTTCAATCAGTTATAAGAAGGAGAAAGGGAGGTGAAGTGGAGCTCAAGGCAGAGATCAAGAAGTTCTTGACTTCAAGGAAGGTGGTGAAAAAGGCCATCTCAAAAGCCTTGGCAAATTTGAAGGGTACTTCAAAAAATTGCAACATCTCATCCGCCAACAAAGACAATCAATTGATTAGCTTATTAGAGAATGTGGAAGTGGTCACTCTATCAACATTTCAGGCACTACTTCAATTGATCTCAGGGACCACACAATCAAAGTCAAGCAGCTGGAGTTTGGTTTCCAAGAAAGTAAGTTACTCACAATTGGCATATGAGAGTGAATTTGCCCAACTTGATGAAGCATTACAATCATGCATGTTTGCCAAGACAAGCAAATTTGAAAGCATGAATAAGCTGCAAAACCAATTGGAGAAAGTGGAGTCTCTTACTCAAGATCTTGAAGAAGGGCTTGAGTTTCTGTTTAGGCGTTTGATAAAGACTAGAGTTGCCCTTCTTAACATCCTCAATCACTAG
- the LOC114378010 gene encoding uncharacterized protein LOC114378010, with amino-acid sequence MEVSQLNTKTHFHARSNSMPSRPHPLILQCNEHLDRLRSSNEASSSSSSLNHKLGGLQDLHECVEKLFQLSISQEALNHECQENRVDELLNGSLRLLDVCTAAKDSLLHTKECMRELQSVMRRRKGGEVELKAEIKKFLTSRKVVKKAISKALANLKGTSKNCNISSANNDNQLISLLENVEVVTLSTFQALLQLISGATQSKSSSWSLVSKKVSCSQLADKSEFAQLDDALQSNMFAQTSKFENMNKLQNQLKKVESLVQDLEEGLEFLFRRLIKSRVALLNILNH; translated from the coding sequence ATGGAAGTCTCTCAATTGAACACGAAAACTCATTTTCATGCTCGTTCAAACAGCATGCCCTCTAGACCACACCCTCTCATCCTACAGTGCAATGAGCACTTGGACAGGTTAAGGTCTTCCAATGAagcctcctcttcctcttcatccCTTAATCATAAGTTAGGAGGGTTGCAAGATCTGCATGAATGTGTTGAAAAATTGTTCCAGCTTTCCATCTCCCAAGAAGCACTTAACCATGAGTGTCAAGAAAACCGGGTGGATGAGCTTCTGAATGGATCCTTAAGGCTCTTAGATGTGTGCACAGCCGCAAAAGACTCTCTATTGCACACAAAAGAATGCATGCGAGAACTTCAATCAGTTATGAGAAGGAGAAAGGGAGGTGAAGTGGAGCTCAAGGCAGAGATTAAGAAGTTCTTGACTTCAAGGAAGGTGGTGAAAAAGGCCATCTCAAAAGCCTTGGCAAATTTGAAGGGTACTTCAAAAAATTGCAACATCTCATCTGCAAACAATGACAATCAATTGATTAGCTTATTAGAGAATGTGGAAGTGGTCACTCTATCAACATTTCAGGCACTACTTCAATTGATCTCAGGGGCTACACAATCAAAGTCAAGCAGCTGGAGTTTGGTTTCCAAGAAAGTAAGTTGCTCACAATTGGCAGATAAGAGTGAATTTGCCCAACTTGATGACGCATTACAATCCAACATGTTTGCCCAGACAAGTAAATTTGAAAACATGAATAAGCTGCAAAACCAATTGAAGAAAGTCGAGTCGCTTGTTCAAGATCTTGAAGAAGGGCTTGAATTTCTGTTTAGGCGTTTGATTAAGTCTAGAGTTGCCCTTCTTAACATCCTCAATCACTAG